One window of Globicephala melas chromosome 5, mGloMel1.2, whole genome shotgun sequence genomic DNA carries:
- the TMEM192 gene encoding transmembrane protein 192 isoform X3, which yields MEDGSLDLIQSIEDDPLLDTQHLPHHSLHAHFRPRFQALPTVIIANLLLLIHIVFVILAFLTGVLCSYPNPIEDKCPGNYTNPLKVQTVIILGKVILWILHFLLERYIQYHHSKVRNRGYNKIYRSTRHLKSLALMIHSTGNTALLFLLCLQHSFPEPSALYLDLILATLAVELVCSLTCLLVYTVKIRKFNKAKPQPDVLEEEKIYAYPSNITSETGFRTLSSLEEIVEKQGDIIVYLKRHNALLSQRLLAFTSSDLSSQPSGI from the exons GGTTCCTTGGATCTCATCCAAAGTATTGAAGATGATCCCCTTCTGGACACCCAGCATCTCCCACATCACTCATTACACGCTCATTTTAGGCCCAGATTCCAGGCTCTTCCTACAGTCATCATTGCAAATCTTCTCTTGTTGATACAT ATTGTGTTTgttattttagcatttttaacaGGTGTGCTTTGTTCTTACCCCAATCCAATTGAGGACAAGTGCCCAGGAAACTATACCAACCCATTGAAAGTTCAGACAGTCATAATCCTCGgaaaagttattttgtggattctGCATTTCCTCCTTGAACGATACATCCAGTATCACCACAGCAAAGTAAGAAACCGAGGCTATAACAAGATCTACCGGTCAACAAGGCATCTTAAAAGCCTTGCGCTGATGATACACTCCACTG GCAACACGGCGCTACTCTTCCTGCTCTGCCTGCAGCACTCCTTCCCCGAGCCCAGCGCGCTGTACCTGGACCTCATTCTGGCCACCCTGGCCGTGGAGCTGGTCTGTTCCCTGACGTGCCTGCTCGTGTACACAG tgAAAATTCGAAAATTTAATAAAGCCAAGCCACAGCCTGATgtacttgaagaagaaaaaatctaTGCTTACCCCAGCAATATTACCTCGGAGACTGGATTCAG GACTCTCTCAAGCCTGGAAGAGATTGTGGAGAAGCAAGGAGACATCATAGTGTACCTGAAGCGGCACAATGCCCTGCTCAGCCAGCGTCTGCTGGCCTTCACGTCCTCTGACCTCAGCTCTCAGCCAAGTGGGATTTGA
- the TMEM192 gene encoding transmembrane protein 192 isoform X4, with translation MGSLDLIQSIEDDPLLDTQHLPHHSLHAHFRPRFQALPTVIIANLLLLIHIVFVILAFLTGVLCSYPNPIEDKCPGNYTNPLKVQTVIILGKVILWILHFLLERYIQYHHSKVRNRGYNKIYRSTRHLKSLALMIHSTGNTALLFLLCLQHSFPEPSALYLDLILATLAVELVCSLTCLLVYTVKIRKFNKAKPQPDVLEEEKIYAYPSNITSETGFRTLSSLEEIVEKQGDIIVYLKRHNALLSQRLLAFTSSDLSSQPSGI, from the exons GGTTCCTTGGATCTCATCCAAAGTATTGAAGATGATCCCCTTCTGGACACCCAGCATCTCCCACATCACTCATTACACGCTCATTTTAGGCCCAGATTCCAGGCTCTTCCTACAGTCATCATTGCAAATCTTCTCTTGTTGATACAT ATTGTGTTTgttattttagcatttttaacaGGTGTGCTTTGTTCTTACCCCAATCCAATTGAGGACAAGTGCCCAGGAAACTATACCAACCCATTGAAAGTTCAGACAGTCATAATCCTCGgaaaagttattttgtggattctGCATTTCCTCCTTGAACGATACATCCAGTATCACCACAGCAAAGTAAGAAACCGAGGCTATAACAAGATCTACCGGTCAACAAGGCATCTTAAAAGCCTTGCGCTGATGATACACTCCACTG GCAACACGGCGCTACTCTTCCTGCTCTGCCTGCAGCACTCCTTCCCCGAGCCCAGCGCGCTGTACCTGGACCTCATTCTGGCCACCCTGGCCGTGGAGCTGGTCTGTTCCCTGACGTGCCTGCTCGTGTACACAG tgAAAATTCGAAAATTTAATAAAGCCAAGCCACAGCCTGATgtacttgaagaagaaaaaatctaTGCTTACCCCAGCAATATTACCTCGGAGACTGGATTCAG GACTCTCTCAAGCCTGGAAGAGATTGTGGAGAAGCAAGGAGACATCATAGTGTACCTGAAGCGGCACAATGCCCTGCTCAGCCAGCGTCTGCTGGCCTTCACGTCCTCTGACCTCAGCTCTCAGCCAAGTGGGATTTGA
- the TMEM192 gene encoding transmembrane protein 192 isoform X2, with protein sequence MLHGTARNGSLDLIQSIEDDPLLDTQHLPHHSLHAHFRPRFQALPTVIIANLLLLIHIVFVILAFLTGVLCSYPNPIEDKCPGNYTNPLKVQTVIILGKVILWILHFLLERYIQYHHSKVRNRGYNKIYRSTRHLKSLALMIHSTGNTALLFLLCLQHSFPEPSALYLDLILATLAVELVCSLTCLLVYTVKIRKFNKAKPQPDVLEEEKIYAYPSNITSETGFRTLSSLEEIVEKQGDIIVYLKRHNALLSQRLLAFTSSDLSSQPSGI encoded by the exons atgctgcacggcacagccagaaat GGTTCCTTGGATCTCATCCAAAGTATTGAAGATGATCCCCTTCTGGACACCCAGCATCTCCCACATCACTCATTACACGCTCATTTTAGGCCCAGATTCCAGGCTCTTCCTACAGTCATCATTGCAAATCTTCTCTTGTTGATACAT ATTGTGTTTgttattttagcatttttaacaGGTGTGCTTTGTTCTTACCCCAATCCAATTGAGGACAAGTGCCCAGGAAACTATACCAACCCATTGAAAGTTCAGACAGTCATAATCCTCGgaaaagttattttgtggattctGCATTTCCTCCTTGAACGATACATCCAGTATCACCACAGCAAAGTAAGAAACCGAGGCTATAACAAGATCTACCGGTCAACAAGGCATCTTAAAAGCCTTGCGCTGATGATACACTCCACTG GCAACACGGCGCTACTCTTCCTGCTCTGCCTGCAGCACTCCTTCCCCGAGCCCAGCGCGCTGTACCTGGACCTCATTCTGGCCACCCTGGCCGTGGAGCTGGTCTGTTCCCTGACGTGCCTGCTCGTGTACACAG tgAAAATTCGAAAATTTAATAAAGCCAAGCCACAGCCTGATgtacttgaagaagaaaaaatctaTGCTTACCCCAGCAATATTACCTCGGAGACTGGATTCAG GACTCTCTCAAGCCTGGAAGAGATTGTGGAGAAGCAAGGAGACATCATAGTGTACCTGAAGCGGCACAATGCCCTGCTCAGCCAGCGTCTGCTGGCCTTCACGTCCTCTGACCTCAGCTCTCAGCCAAGTGGGATTTGA